A stretch of Lepisosteus oculatus isolate fLepOcu1 chromosome 11, fLepOcu1.hap2, whole genome shotgun sequence DNA encodes these proteins:
- the clk4b gene encoding dual specificity protein kinase CLK4b isoform X2 — translation MRNSKRVHSPGCWIRDDSWEEKYSSCKRRKRSHSSERENRPSRHNRHHKTSEGHYLESKSLNEKLDCKDRRGRRCSNDVSSGYDNGHLKDRDWHHYSKSSGHSGRSRRSSRPYRRRGRESFSAYRSYSRSHRRKRSRSFEDDEEGHLIYHSGDVLRARYEIVCTLGEGAFGKVVECIDHEKGGARVALKIIKNFDRYREAAVSEVEVLEQINSLDCDRKYACVRMLDWFDHHGHICIVFELLGLSTYDFLKENGFMPFPMDQIREMTYQIFRAVRFIHRSKLTHTDLKPENILFVNSDYYMEYNPRMKRDERTLKNPDVKVVDFGNATYDHEHHTSVVSTRHYRAPEVILELGWNQACDVWSLGCILIEYYLGLTLFQTHDSKEHLAMMERVLGPIPTHMLQKTRKRRYVHHDRLDWDEHSSAGRYVRKHCRPLKQYMASKSLEHEQLFDLIGKMLEYDFSKRISLDQALKHPFFDPIRKGKRK, via the exons ATGCGTAACTCCAAGCGAGTGCATTCTCCGGGGTGCTGGATCAGAGACGATAGCTGGGAGGAGAAGTACAGCAGCTGTAAGCGGAGGAAGCGATCGCACAGCAGCGAGAGGGAGAACAGACCGAGCAGGCACAACCGCCATCATAAAACCTCAGAAGG GCATTACTTGGAGTCAAAAAGCTTGAATGAAAAGCTGGACTGTAAGGACAGGAGAGGTCGTAGGTGCAGTAATGACGTCTCTTCAGGTTATGACAATGGGCATTTAAAGGACAGAGACTGGCACCATTACAGCAAGTCCTCAGGCCACAGTGGAAGAAGCAGGAGAAGCAGCCGTCCCTATAGGCGAAGGGGAAGAGAGAGCTTCTCTGCCTATCGTTCCTATTCG AGGAGTCATCGCAGGAAAAGATCCAGGAGTTTTGAGGATGATGAGGAGGGTCACCTGATCTATCACAGTGGAGACGTGCTAAGAGCAAGAT ATGAAATTGTGTGCACTTTAGGAGAAGGAGCCTTTGGAAAAGTCGTTGAATGCATTGATCATGAGAA AGGGGGTGCTCGTGTAGCACTGAAGATTATAAAAAATTTTGATCGATATCGGGAAGCAGCAGTATCTGAAGTTGAAGTGTTGGAGCAGATAAATTCTCTTGACTGTGACAGAAAATA tgCTTGTGTAAGAATGCTGGATTGGTTTGATCACCATGGCCATATTTGTATAGTGTTTGAATTGCTGGGACTGAGCACCTATGACTTCTTGAAGGAAAATGGCTTTATGCCATTTCCAATGGACCAGATCAGAGAGATGACATACCAGATTTTCAGAGCTGTCCGCT TTATACATCGGAGCAAGCTCACTCACACTGACCTGAAGCCAGAGAATATTCTTTTTGTGAATTCTGATTATTACATGGAGTACAATCCCAGAATG AAACGTGATGAAAGAACCCTGAAGAATCCTGATGTGAAAGTTGTGGATTTTGGTAATGCAACGTATGACCATGAGCACCACACGTCAGTGGTGTCAACCAGGCACTACAGAGCCCCTGAGGTCATTCTTG aaCTGGGATGGAATCAGGCTTGTGATGTCTGGAGTCTTGGTTGCATTTTAATTGAATATTATCTTGGATTAACTCTGTTTCAG ACACATGACAGCAAGGAACACCTTGCTATGATGGAGAGAGTACTGGGACCAATACCAACGCACATGTTGCAGAAAACTAG gaagcgAAGATATGTACATCATGACAGACTTGATTGGGATGAGCACAGTTCTGCAGGCAGATATGTTAGGAAGCATTGCAGGCCTCTTAAG CAATACATGGCTTCTAAAAGTTTAGAGCATGAACAGCTTTTTGATCTGATTGGTAAAATGCTGGAATATGATTTTTCAAAAAGAATTTCCCTGGACCAAGCACTGAAACATCCCTTTTTTGACCCCATAAGGAAGGGAAAGAGGAAGTAA
- the clk4b gene encoding dual specificity protein kinase CLK4b isoform X1: MRNSKRVHSPGCWIRDDSWEEKYSSCKRRKRSHSSERENRPSRHNRHHKTSEGHYLESKSLNEKLDCKDRRGRRCSNDVSSGYDNGHLKDRDWHHYSKSSGHSGRSRRSSRPYRRRGRESFSAYRSYSRSHRRKRSRSFEDDEEGHLIYHSGDVLRARYEIVCTLGEGAFGKVVECIDHEKGGARVALKIIKNFDRYREAAVSEVEVLEQINSLDCDRKYACVRMLDWFDHHGHICIVFELLGLSTYDFLKENGFMPFPMDQIREMTYQIFRAVRFIHRSKLTHTDLKPENILFVNSDYYMEYNPRMKRDERTLKNPDVKVVDFGNATYDHEHHTSVVSTRHYRAPEVILELGWNQACDVWSLGCILIEYYLGLTLFQVSYTHDSKEHLAMMERVLGPIPTHMLQKTRKRRYVHHDRLDWDEHSSAGRYVRKHCRPLKQYMASKSLEHEQLFDLIGKMLEYDFSKRISLDQALKHPFFDPIRKGKRK, translated from the exons ATGCGTAACTCCAAGCGAGTGCATTCTCCGGGGTGCTGGATCAGAGACGATAGCTGGGAGGAGAAGTACAGCAGCTGTAAGCGGAGGAAGCGATCGCACAGCAGCGAGAGGGAGAACAGACCGAGCAGGCACAACCGCCATCATAAAACCTCAGAAGG GCATTACTTGGAGTCAAAAAGCTTGAATGAAAAGCTGGACTGTAAGGACAGGAGAGGTCGTAGGTGCAGTAATGACGTCTCTTCAGGTTATGACAATGGGCATTTAAAGGACAGAGACTGGCACCATTACAGCAAGTCCTCAGGCCACAGTGGAAGAAGCAGGAGAAGCAGCCGTCCCTATAGGCGAAGGGGAAGAGAGAGCTTCTCTGCCTATCGTTCCTATTCG AGGAGTCATCGCAGGAAAAGATCCAGGAGTTTTGAGGATGATGAGGAGGGTCACCTGATCTATCACAGTGGAGACGTGCTAAGAGCAAGAT ATGAAATTGTGTGCACTTTAGGAGAAGGAGCCTTTGGAAAAGTCGTTGAATGCATTGATCATGAGAA AGGGGGTGCTCGTGTAGCACTGAAGATTATAAAAAATTTTGATCGATATCGGGAAGCAGCAGTATCTGAAGTTGAAGTGTTGGAGCAGATAAATTCTCTTGACTGTGACAGAAAATA tgCTTGTGTAAGAATGCTGGATTGGTTTGATCACCATGGCCATATTTGTATAGTGTTTGAATTGCTGGGACTGAGCACCTATGACTTCTTGAAGGAAAATGGCTTTATGCCATTTCCAATGGACCAGATCAGAGAGATGACATACCAGATTTTCAGAGCTGTCCGCT TTATACATCGGAGCAAGCTCACTCACACTGACCTGAAGCCAGAGAATATTCTTTTTGTGAATTCTGATTATTACATGGAGTACAATCCCAGAATG AAACGTGATGAAAGAACCCTGAAGAATCCTGATGTGAAAGTTGTGGATTTTGGTAATGCAACGTATGACCATGAGCACCACACGTCAGTGGTGTCAACCAGGCACTACAGAGCCCCTGAGGTCATTCTTG aaCTGGGATGGAATCAGGCTTGTGATGTCTGGAGTCTTGGTTGCATTTTAATTGAATATTATCTTGGATTAACTCTGTTTCAGGTGAGTTAT ACACATGACAGCAAGGAACACCTTGCTATGATGGAGAGAGTACTGGGACCAATACCAACGCACATGTTGCAGAAAACTAG gaagcgAAGATATGTACATCATGACAGACTTGATTGGGATGAGCACAGTTCTGCAGGCAGATATGTTAGGAAGCATTGCAGGCCTCTTAAG CAATACATGGCTTCTAAAAGTTTAGAGCATGAACAGCTTTTTGATCTGATTGGTAAAATGCTGGAATATGATTTTTCAAAAAGAATTTCCCTGGACCAAGCACTGAAACATCCCTTTTTTGACCCCATAAGGAAGGGAAAGAGGAAGTAA
- the LOC102690939 gene encoding ras-GEF domain-containing family member 1C isoform X2: MPQTLSSTSMFTPSGFSPHLQPTKEPEQEGLSLQDGTLNSASLDTLIQHLVPTTEYYPEKAYIFTFLLSSRLFIEPHDLLSRVCHMCIEQQHLDDPVLDKAKVRKFGPKILQLLTEWTETFPSDFREEQMVGHLKDIIHRIAPCDEAYWKKMNQLLQNLNQKLTTLNQGEESIVKVNASVSDKLVAFKTKPAPIQRDILSICNDPYTLAQQLTHVELERLSHIGPEEFVQAFVHKDPLDGTKPCFSEQKKTSNLEAYVKWFNRLCYLVATDICMPAKKKQRAQVIEFFIDVARECFNIGNFNSLMAIISGMNMSPVSRLKKTWGKVKTAKFFILEHQMDPTGNFYNYRTALRGAAHRSQTANSNREKIVIPFFSLLIKDIYFLNEGCANRLPNGHVNFEKFLELAKQVGEFMTWKQVECPFEQDRNIIHYLHNAPIFNEDGLYLASYESESPENQVEKDRWKSLRSTILGKT, encoded by the exons ATGCCCCAGACGCTGAGCTCTACAAGTATGTTCACTCCCAGTGGCTTCAGCCCCCATCTGCAGCCTACGAAAGAGCCTGAGCAAGAAGGCCTCAGCCTGCAGGACGGCACCCTCAACTCAGCTTCTCTGGACACTCTCATTCAGCACCTGGTCCCCACCACTGAGTATTACCCTGAG AAAGCCTATATCTTTACCTTCTTGCTGAGCTCTCGCCTCTTCATCGAACCCCATGACCTGCTTTCCAGAGTCTGCCACATGTGTATCGAACAGCAACATCTGGATGACCCTGTGCTTGATAAG GCAAAAGTCCGCAAGTTTGGGCCAAAGATACTGCAATTGTTGACAGAGTGGACAGAAACATTTCCCTCTGACTTCAGAGAGGAACAGATGGTGGGGCACTTGAAGGACATAATCCATAGGATAGCTCCCTGTGATGAG gCATACTGGAAGAAGATGAACCAGCTTCTTCAGAACCTAAATCAGAAGCTGACCACTCTGAACCAGGGTGAAGAGAGCATTGTCAAAGTTAATGCCTCAGTCTCTGACAAGCTGGTGGCTTTCAAAACTAAACCAGCCCCCATTCAAAGGGATATCCTGAGCATCTGTAATGACCCCTACACCCTCGCACAACAACTCACTCATGTGGAACTG GAACGACTGAGCCACATTGGTCCAGAGGAATTTGTTCAGGCATTTGTACATAAAGATCCTCTGGATGGCACAAAG CCATGTTTTAGTGAACAAAAGAAAACCAGCAACCTAGAAGCCTATGTGAAGTGGTTCAACAGGCTCTGTTATCTTGTAGCCACAGATATCTGCATG CCAGCAAAGAAGAAGCAGAGAGCACAAGTAATTGAGTTCTTCATCGACGTGGCTCGCGAGTGTTTTAACATTGGCAACTTCAACTCACTTATGGCCATCATCT CTGGCATGAATATGAGTCCAGTATCACGGCTGAAGAAAACCTGGGGAAAagttaaaactgcaaaattttTCATTTTGGAG CATCAAATGGATCCTACAGGAAACTTCTACAATTACAGGACTGCTCTGCGAGGAGCAGCGCATAGATCACAGACTGCAAACAGCAACAGGGAGAAG ATTGTTATTCCATTTTTCAGCTTGCTAATTAAagacatttattttctgaatgaaGGATGTGCAAACCGTCTACCTAATGGACATGTTAATTTTGAG AAATTCCTGGAACTGGCTAAGCAGGTGGGAGAGTTCATGACCTGGAAGCAGGTGGAGTGTCCTTTTGAACAGGATAGAAACATCATCCACTACCTGCATAATGCTCCTATTTTCAACGAGGATG GCCTTTACCTGGCATCCTATGAAAGTGAAAGCCCAGAAAACCAAGTAGAAAAAGACAGGTGGAAATCTCTCAG aTCAACAATCCTGGGCAAGACATGA
- the LOC102690939 gene encoding ras-GEF domain-containing family member 1C isoform X1 produces the protein MGGMPQTLSSTSMFTPSGFSPHLQPTKEPEQEGLSLQDGTLNSASLDTLIQHLVPTTEYYPEKAYIFTFLLSSRLFIEPHDLLSRVCHMCIEQQHLDDPVLDKAKVRKFGPKILQLLTEWTETFPSDFREEQMVGHLKDIIHRIAPCDEAYWKKMNQLLQNLNQKLTTLNQGEESIVKVNASVSDKLVAFKTKPAPIQRDILSICNDPYTLAQQLTHVELERLSHIGPEEFVQAFVHKDPLDGTKPCFSEQKKTSNLEAYVKWFNRLCYLVATDICMPAKKKQRAQVIEFFIDVARECFNIGNFNSLMAIISGMNMSPVSRLKKTWGKVKTAKFFILEHQMDPTGNFYNYRTALRGAAHRSQTANSNREKIVIPFFSLLIKDIYFLNEGCANRLPNGHVNFEKFLELAKQVGEFMTWKQVECPFEQDRNIIHYLHNAPIFNEDGLYLASYESESPENQVEKDRWKSLRSTILGKT, from the exons GGAGGCATGCCCCAGACGCTGAGCTCTACAAGTATGTTCACTCCCAGTGGCTTCAGCCCCCATCTGCAGCCTACGAAAGAGCCTGAGCAAGAAGGCCTCAGCCTGCAGGACGGCACCCTCAACTCAGCTTCTCTGGACACTCTCATTCAGCACCTGGTCCCCACCACTGAGTATTACCCTGAG AAAGCCTATATCTTTACCTTCTTGCTGAGCTCTCGCCTCTTCATCGAACCCCATGACCTGCTTTCCAGAGTCTGCCACATGTGTATCGAACAGCAACATCTGGATGACCCTGTGCTTGATAAG GCAAAAGTCCGCAAGTTTGGGCCAAAGATACTGCAATTGTTGACAGAGTGGACAGAAACATTTCCCTCTGACTTCAGAGAGGAACAGATGGTGGGGCACTTGAAGGACATAATCCATAGGATAGCTCCCTGTGATGAG gCATACTGGAAGAAGATGAACCAGCTTCTTCAGAACCTAAATCAGAAGCTGACCACTCTGAACCAGGGTGAAGAGAGCATTGTCAAAGTTAATGCCTCAGTCTCTGACAAGCTGGTGGCTTTCAAAACTAAACCAGCCCCCATTCAAAGGGATATCCTGAGCATCTGTAATGACCCCTACACCCTCGCACAACAACTCACTCATGTGGAACTG GAACGACTGAGCCACATTGGTCCAGAGGAATTTGTTCAGGCATTTGTACATAAAGATCCTCTGGATGGCACAAAG CCATGTTTTAGTGAACAAAAGAAAACCAGCAACCTAGAAGCCTATGTGAAGTGGTTCAACAGGCTCTGTTATCTTGTAGCCACAGATATCTGCATG CCAGCAAAGAAGAAGCAGAGAGCACAAGTAATTGAGTTCTTCATCGACGTGGCTCGCGAGTGTTTTAACATTGGCAACTTCAACTCACTTATGGCCATCATCT CTGGCATGAATATGAGTCCAGTATCACGGCTGAAGAAAACCTGGGGAAAagttaaaactgcaaaattttTCATTTTGGAG CATCAAATGGATCCTACAGGAAACTTCTACAATTACAGGACTGCTCTGCGAGGAGCAGCGCATAGATCACAGACTGCAAACAGCAACAGGGAGAAG ATTGTTATTCCATTTTTCAGCTTGCTAATTAAagacatttattttctgaatgaaGGATGTGCAAACCGTCTACCTAATGGACATGTTAATTTTGAG AAATTCCTGGAACTGGCTAAGCAGGTGGGAGAGTTCATGACCTGGAAGCAGGTGGAGTGTCCTTTTGAACAGGATAGAAACATCATCCACTACCTGCATAATGCTCCTATTTTCAACGAGGATG GCCTTTACCTGGCATCCTATGAAAGTGAAAGCCCAGAAAACCAAGTAGAAAAAGACAGGTGGAAATCTCTCAG aTCAACAATCCTGGGCAAGACATGA